A part of Candidatus Methanoperedens sp. genomic DNA contains:
- a CDS encoding NAD(+)/NADH kinase — MHMKKIGLISRCDRDDVLALADEIVNHLSSNVEVLIDMKTAEKIHRKGTPVAEMRKKGAEFVISIGGDGTVLRGIQKMEDPLPVLGINMGTFGFLVDVDPEEALTVIDKVLSGFEVEDRSRLAIMLNYEPLPPATNEVVIITANPAKILSYRIFVDKNQLEELRADGVVFATPTGSTAYAMSAGGPIVDPGVDGTVIVPLAPFKLSSRPWVVPAKSEIRVELTVPKKEAVIVIDGQHTRKIKEDDTIFITKADKPARFVKTRKDGFYEKVKSKLA, encoded by the coding sequence GTGCATATGAAAAAAATCGGGTTGATCTCCAGATGCGACAGGGACGATGTGCTTGCTCTTGCTGACGAGATCGTAAATCACCTCAGCTCAAATGTGGAAGTGCTCATAGATATGAAGACGGCCGAGAAAATCCATCGTAAGGGTACGCCTGTTGCTGAAATGAGAAAAAAAGGAGCTGAATTCGTAATTTCCATAGGGGGTGATGGGACCGTGCTTCGCGGGATCCAGAAAATGGAGGACCCTCTCCCTGTGCTCGGGATAAACATGGGAACTTTCGGGTTCCTTGTGGATGTAGATCCGGAGGAGGCGCTCACGGTCATAGATAAGGTGCTTTCCGGTTTTGAGGTGGAAGATCGCTCCCGGCTTGCGATCATGCTCAATTATGAGCCTCTTCCTCCCGCCACCAATGAAGTTGTGATAATCACAGCAAATCCCGCAAAGATCTTGTCTTACAGGATATTCGTGGACAAGAACCAGTTAGAGGAACTGAGGGCGGATGGTGTGGTTTTTGCCACGCCCACGGGCTCCACGGCCTACGCCATGAGCGCGGGCGGGCCCATAGTGGACCCGGGCGTTGACGGCACGGTGATAGTCCCATTGGCTCCTTTCAAATTATCGTCGCGTCCTTGGGTTGTCCCGGCCAAAAGTGAGATACGGGTGGAACTCACAGTCCCGAAAAAGGAAGCTGTGATCGTGATAGACGGACAGCATACGAGAAAGATAAAAGAAGATGACACGATCTTTATCACGAAAGCGGATAAGCCCGCAAGGTTCGTGAAGACGAGGAAGGATGGGTTCTACGAAAAAGTAAAAAGCAAGCTTGCATGA
- the ruvC gene encoding crossover junction endodeoxyribonuclease RuvC, with product MIIIGIDPGLATVGFGVLRKEKNTITPVSYGCIRTPAEKQVPERLLEIYSEICTLLEKYAPSAVAVERLFFNKNVTNAMSVSEARGVIFLAVQQKSIPIFEYTPNQIKQAITGSGRADKRQMQEMIKRLLNLDELPQPDDAADGLSIALCHINIIETGLCH from the coding sequence ATGATCATTATCGGAATTGACCCAGGACTTGCCACTGTCGGCTTTGGGGTCTTACGAAAAGAGAAAAACACGATAACACCTGTCAGCTATGGATGCATAAGAACCCCTGCTGAAAAACAGGTTCCTGAACGTCTTCTGGAAATATACTCTGAGATCTGCACATTGCTTGAAAAGTATGCCCCGTCCGCGGTCGCAGTCGAGAGACTCTTTTTCAATAAGAATGTCACAAACGCGATGAGCGTGAGTGAGGCAAGGGGTGTCATCTTTCTTGCCGTGCAGCAAAAGAGTATCCCGATCTTTGAATATACCCCGAACCAGATAAAACAGGCCATTACAGGCTCGGGGCGGGCGGATAAAAGACAGATGCAGGAAATGATAAAAAGGCTTTTGAACCTGGATGAACTGCCGCAGCCCGATGATGCGGCGGACGGGCTTTCGATTGCTTTATGCCATATAAATATAATTGAAACTGGATTATGCCATTAA
- a CDS encoding bifunctional fructose-bisphosphatase/inositol-phosphate phosphatase, with protein sequence MSFYELCNNAAEAVEEAVSDLIGKPEAAVMLRIGADGTPTEKIDEVAENAALSTLLASGKSMRFVSEELGEKTIGKKPDFTFVLDPIDGTFNAVNNIPFFCVPVAIGNSDLSDIRYGYVKNLVNGDIYTAEKGKGAYLNGKKIHVSDLSNLSQLSVISYSHKPFAIAINNHSVRRVRVFGCAALELCYIASGIFDAFFDMRGMLRVTDIAAGKLIAEEAGGLVTDGTGKSLSTPLDVKQRVNVIASNGRVHQKLLELV encoded by the coding sequence ATGTCTTTCTATGAACTTTGCAATAATGCTGCCGAGGCGGTCGAAGAGGCTGTTTCAGACCTTATAGGAAAACCCGAAGCGGCGGTTATGCTTCGTATCGGGGCTGACGGCACCCCTACAGAGAAGATAGACGAAGTCGCCGAGAACGCTGCGCTTTCCACGCTTCTGGCAAGTGGCAAGTCTATGCGTTTTGTGAGCGAGGAACTGGGCGAAAAAACGATTGGCAAGAAACCTGATTTCACTTTCGTTCTTGACCCGATCGACGGCACCTTCAACGCAGTAAACAATATCCCCTTTTTCTGCGTTCCTGTTGCGATAGGTAATTCTGACCTGTCGGATATCAGGTACGGGTACGTAAAGAACCTGGTCAACGGGGATATCTATACTGCGGAGAAGGGAAAAGGTGCATACTTGAATGGAAAGAAAATACATGTTTCAGATCTTTCGAATTTATCCCAATTAAGCGTAATATCCTACAGCCACAAACCTTTTGCAATAGCGATCAATAATCACAGCGTCAGAAGAGTAAGAGTATTCGGGTGCGCTGCTCTTGAACTCTGCTATATCGCATCCGGAATATTCGACGCGTTCTTCGACATGCGCGGGATGCTCCGCGTCACAGACATAGCAGCAGGGAAACTTATTGCTGAGGAAGCGGGCGGGCTTGTGACCGATGGAACGGGGAAGTCTCTTTCCACGCCCCTTGATGTGAAACAGCGGGTGAATGTGATTGCCAGTAACGGACGCGTCCATCAAAAATTGCTTGAGCTTGTATAG